One window of the Triticum dicoccoides isolate Atlit2015 ecotype Zavitan chromosome 3B, WEW_v2.0, whole genome shotgun sequence genome contains the following:
- the LOC119278400 gene encoding F-box/LRR-repeat protein 13-like has product MGEPQFIIGTPMSDMLAGMERDGRDPATLDLGSNYLLYFLYDYLPHPPVSPAATRSLSGVPWAPGGLDRISRLPDALLAEILSRLPAKDAARTSALASRWRPLWRSAPLSLVDGHLLPDGGAAGQLPIGVPSPRAVTAAVSRILAAHPGPFRCVHLTRTTMEEHRGEISRWLDILVAKGVQELVFVNRPWPIDLRLPATLFGCASLTRLYLGLWRLPDTAAVPCGARFPNLKELGLCMTVMEDRDLAFMLERCPVLEFLVLMGSQTGVRLRLVSQRLRCVQLGHALLEYIDVVDAPSLERLFFWEIVPPGKLKSFRKRNNDNGSSMIKIGRAPNLRVLGYIQPGQQELGINNTVVVAGSKEKIVPSVKILAMEVQFGDRNAVKKVPGFLRCFPNLETLHVYSPSISEESTGKVSPKFWQEGGPIKCVVQSMKKVFFYEFHGSRSEVAFLKFIAENGRVLEQMVLLVANECFSSGDDNVRAKLKPLASVKWNNQACKVQLFKSRRTNPGGPVYSNKIASDFGFADPFDLLGHY; this is encoded by the exons ATGGGCGAACCGCAATTTATCATCGGCACCCCCATGAGCGATATGCTCGCCGGCATGGAGCGCGACGGCCGGGACCCTGCGACGCTCGACCTTGGCTCAAACTATCTGCTCTACTTCCTGTACGACTACCTCCCGCACCCGCCGGTCTCCCCCGCCGCCACCCGTTCGCTCTCCGGCGTGCCGTGGGCCCCGGGAGGCTTGGACCGCATCAGCCGCCTCCCCGATGCGCTCCTCGCCGAAATCCTCTCCCGCCTCCCCGCCAAGGACGCCGCGCGCACCTCCGCCCTCGCCTCGCGCTGGCGCCCCCTTTGGCGCTCGGCGCCCCTCTCTCTCGTCGACGGCCATCTGCTTCCGGACGGCGGCGCGGCCGGGCAGCTCCCCATCGGCGTTCCCTCTCCCCGTGCCGTCACCGCCGCGGTGTCCCGCATCCTCGCGGCGCATCCGGGGCCCTTCCGCTGCGTCCACCTCACCCGCACCACCATGGAGGAGCACCGGGGCGAGATATCGCGCTGGCTCGACATCCTCGTCGCCAAGGGGGTCCAAGAGCTCGTCTTTGTGAACCGCCCTTGGCCGATTGACCTGCGCCTCCCCGCCACGCTCTTCGGCTGCGCCTCCCTCACCCGCCTCTATCTTGGCCTCTGGAGGCTCCCGGACACCGCCGCCGTACCTTGCGGCGCCAGATTCCCCAACCTCAAGGAGCTCGGCCTCTGCATGACTGTCATGGAGGACCGTGATCTAGCATTCATGCTGGAAAGATGCCCCGTCCTGGAGTTCCTCGTCCTCATGGGAAGCCAGACCGGAGTGCGCCTCCGCCTGGTCAGCCAGAGACTGCGCTGCGTTCAGCTTGGCCATGCCTTATTGGAGTACATCGACGTGGTGGATGCCCCTAGCCTGGAGAGGCTCTTCTTTTGGGAAATTGTCCCCCCTGGCAAGCTCAAGTCCTTCAGGAAGAGGAACAACGACAACGGCTCTTCCATGATCAAGATTGGCCGTGCACCTAACCTCCGTGTGCTGGGATACATTCAGCCAGGACAGCAAGAGTTGGGGATTAACAACACCGTCGTCGTG GCTGGTAGCAAGGAGAAGATTGTCCCTAGTGTCAAGATTTTGGCCATGGAGGTGCAGTTCGGTGACCGCAATGCTGTCAAGAAAGTGCCCGGCTTTCTCCGATGTTTCCCCAACCTGGAGACGCTCCATGTCTAT TCCCCTAGCATATCTGAAGAGTCCACTGGCAAGGTCAGTCCCAAGTTCTGGCAGGAGGGCGGTCCCATCAAATGCGTGGTGCAGAGCATGAAGAAGGTGTTCTTCTACGAGTTCCATGGGTCGAGAAGCGAGGTTGCTTTCCTCAAGTTCATCGCGGAGAATGGTCGGGTGCTGGAGCAGATGGTGCTTTTGGTGGCCAACGAATGTTTCTCCTCTGGCGATGATAATGTGAGGGCCAAGCTGAAGCCTCTGGCGAGCGTGAAATGGAACAACCAGGCTTGCAAAGTACAGCTCTTCAAGAGCCGGCGCACTAACCCTGGAGGTCCTGTTTACAGCAACAAGATAGCTTCTGACTTTGGGTTTGCTGACCCttttgacctcctcgggcactactAG